A single Phoenix dactylifera cultivar Barhee BC4 chromosome 1, palm_55x_up_171113_PBpolish2nd_filt_p, whole genome shotgun sequence DNA region contains:
- the LOC103710670 gene encoding small nuclear ribonucleoprotein SmD1a-like translates to MKLVRFLMKLNNETVSIELKNGTVVHGTITGVDISMNTHLKTVKLTLKGKNPITLDHLSVRGNNIRYFILPDSLNLETLLVEETPRVKPKKPTAGRPLGRGRGRGRGRGRGRGR, encoded by the exons ATGAAGCTTGTCag gtttttgatgaagctcaaCAACGAGACCGTTTCGATCGAGCTCAAGAATGGCACCGTCGTCCATGGTACTATCACAG GTGTGGATATCAGCATGAACACACATTTGAAGACTGTGAAGCTTACTTTGAAGGGGAAGAATCCAATCACTCTTGATCACCTCAGCGTGAGAGGCAACAATATTCGATACTTTATCCTCCCTGACAGCTTAAACCTTGAGACTTTGCTGGTTGAGGAAACACCTAGGGTCAAGCCCAAGAAGCCAACTGCAG GGAGGCCTTTGGGACGTGGTCGTGGGCGTGGACGTGGTCGGGGGCGCGGACGAGGCCGTTAG